A single Xylanimonas cellulosilytica DSM 15894 DNA region contains:
- a CDS encoding toll/interleukin-1 receptor domain-containing protein yields MQGPRVFISYSSFDRPSVETMAKSLRNVDIDTWIDQELHGGGTWWSQILDQIEQSDVLVYALSQHSRRSKACRAERVYARALGIPVLIVRLDDVELTRTPEALEQIFDYDPQSVDSFITLLNEVKRLSARPRTPVEPRPERPPVPGAYIHDFVVQLEADELSWTQQTRLLEDIKLSLKKEHDPRTRDDLMDLLRRLSNRPDVVKDVDAAIGDYLAQTVSADPRKPDPIPVVAQPSPSPRPMADAPAPAQPQVNPAQPGTPHPPGTSTLQFAGAAIVAPTPVPASSPASIVAFVLAAVGIFSFGLPAWVGVVAAGIGLGRKERLAKAAMWTSLGVAIIGLIIFIALAASGDYYSY; encoded by the coding sequence ATGCAAGGTCCCCGCGTCTTCATCAGCTACTCGAGCTTCGACCGGCCGTCCGTCGAAACCATGGCCAAGTCGTTGCGCAACGTGGATATCGACACCTGGATCGACCAGGAGCTGCACGGAGGCGGCACCTGGTGGAGCCAGATCCTCGACCAGATCGAGCAGTCCGACGTGCTCGTCTACGCGCTGTCCCAGCACTCGCGCAGGTCGAAGGCCTGCCGGGCCGAGCGCGTCTACGCCCGAGCCCTCGGGATCCCCGTCCTCATCGTCCGGCTCGATGACGTGGAGCTGACCCGGACGCCTGAGGCGCTCGAGCAGATCTTCGACTACGACCCGCAGTCAGTCGACTCGTTCATCACCCTGCTCAACGAGGTCAAACGACTGAGCGCCCGACCGCGCACGCCGGTCGAGCCGAGGCCCGAACGCCCGCCCGTGCCGGGTGCGTACATTCACGACTTCGTCGTCCAGCTCGAAGCCGATGAGTTGAGCTGGACCCAGCAGACGCGCCTGCTCGAGGACATCAAGCTCAGCCTCAAGAAGGAGCACGACCCCCGCACCCGAGACGACCTCATGGACCTGTTGCGGCGCCTGAGCAACCGTCCCGACGTGGTGAAGGACGTCGACGCTGCCATCGGCGACTACCTCGCGCAGACGGTGTCGGCCGATCCAAGGAAGCCCGATCCCATTCCGGTGGTTGCGCAACCGTCCCCCAGCCCGCGGCCTATGGCCGACGCCCCCGCGCCAGCGCAGCCCCAGGTCAATCCGGCCCAGCCGGGCACACCCCACCCGCCCGGCACCTCGACGCTGCAGTTCGCCGGTGCCGCGATCGTGGCACCCACCCCTGTGCCGGCTTCCTCGCCCGCATCGATCGTCGCCTTCGTCCTTGCCGCAGTCGGCATCTTCTCCTTCGGACTTCCGGCGTGGGTCGGCGTCGTTGCGGCGGGCATCGGCCTGGGCCGCAAGGAGAGGCTCGCGAAGGCGGCGATGTGGACCAGCCTGGGCGTGGCGATCATCGGGTTGATCATCTTCATCGCGCTCGCCGCCTCCGGCGACTACTACTCCTACTGA
- a CDS encoding glycoside hydrolase family 43 protein, which produces MPRLDEIQLRDPFVVVEDGYYHLFGSTDPDIWKADGIGFDAYRGVAPGVLTELEGPFEVFRPGVGFWSRKNFWAPEVHEWQGVHHLFATFKPIDGRRGTAILRSTGGILGPYEPWSDGPVTPAEWECLDGTFHVDDDGRPWMVFCHEWQQVGDGTVEAMRLTDDLRAPASEPVTLFSASQALWSAPLTGRAPDSYVTDGPFLYRNAAGVLKCLWSSFGPEGDYRIGEATSSGGVLGPWTQAAEPVFAADGGHGMLFDGPDGTRYLAVHTPNATPLERAVFVAVAEDATGSLRATGTIVR; this is translated from the coding sequence ATGCCCCGCCTGGACGAGATCCAGCTCCGTGACCCGTTCGTCGTCGTCGAGGACGGGTACTACCACCTGTTCGGCTCGACCGACCCGGACATCTGGAAGGCCGACGGGATCGGCTTCGACGCCTACCGCGGCGTCGCGCCCGGTGTGCTCACCGAGCTGGAGGGGCCGTTCGAGGTTTTCCGTCCGGGCGTCGGCTTCTGGTCGCGGAAGAACTTCTGGGCCCCGGAGGTCCACGAGTGGCAGGGGGTGCACCACCTCTTCGCCACCTTCAAGCCGATCGACGGCCGCCGCGGTACGGCGATCCTGCGCTCGACGGGCGGGATCCTCGGCCCGTACGAGCCGTGGTCGGACGGCCCGGTCACGCCGGCGGAGTGGGAGTGCCTCGACGGGACGTTCCACGTCGACGACGACGGCCGTCCGTGGATGGTGTTCTGCCACGAGTGGCAGCAGGTCGGTGACGGCACCGTCGAGGCGATGCGCCTGACGGACGACCTGCGGGCGCCCGCCTCCGAGCCCGTCACGCTGTTCTCGGCGTCGCAGGCGCTCTGGTCGGCGCCCCTGACCGGGCGGGCCCCCGACTCGTACGTGACCGACGGCCCGTTCCTGTACCGCAACGCCGCCGGGGTCCTGAAGTGCCTGTGGAGCTCGTTCGGCCCTGAGGGCGACTACCGCATCGGCGAGGCGACGTCGTCGGGCGGCGTCCTGGGCCCGTGGACGCAGGCGGCGGAGCCGGTCTTCGCGGCCGACGGCGGTCACGGCATGCTCTTCGACGGCCCGGACGGCACCCGCTACCTGGCCGTGCACACCCCGAACGCCACCCCGCTCGAACGGGCGGTCTTCGTGGCGGTCGCGGAGGACGCCACGGGCAGCCTTCGCGCGACCGGCACGATCGTCCGCTGA
- a CDS encoding rhamnulokinase, giving the protein MRTSPGTGPAAFAAVDLGATSGRVMLGLLHDGARVELVETGRFANGPIPVPTPDGADLHWDVLHLWRGILDGLREAGRVAAAHGASLAGIGVDSWAVDYGLLDARGALVASPRCYRDPAFLPVADEVYARVPAAELYAVNGLQHLPFTTAFQLVDDAARPAFEGAHDLLLIPDLITCWLTGVRVAEVTNASTTGLVDAATRTWAEPLIDRLGREFPGLAGLRGLLPDLVEAGTIIGPLSATAQKLTGLGAIPVVAVASHDTASAVVGTPLPPPTPVVEPVETTPTSNPTPVVEPVETTPQRDEPVASTGSTTAGGVVSTGSTTVGGVVSTGSTTAEASTGSTTGAAAYISSGTWSLVGLELDAPVLTEASREAGFTNELGLDGTVRYLHNVMGLWVFDECLREWARSGDAEDLDELLDAAAAEPGGLTVVDLDDPAFLAPGDMPRRFTAAAERAGQPVPATRPALTRAVLDSLAAAYARTIRAAAELAGVRITQVHVVGGGSQNALLCRLTADATGLPVVAGPVEAAALGNVLVQARAVGVLVDDPSSGSGAAGAPRGLGGLRDVVAASSDLVRYEPTH; this is encoded by the coding sequence GTGCGAACCTCCCCCGGCACCGGCCCGGCGGCCTTCGCCGCCGTCGACCTCGGCGCCACCTCCGGCCGCGTCATGCTCGGGCTGCTGCACGACGGCGCCCGGGTCGAGCTGGTCGAGACGGGCCGGTTCGCCAACGGCCCCATCCCAGTCCCCACGCCCGACGGCGCGGACCTGCACTGGGACGTGCTGCACCTGTGGCGCGGCATCCTCGACGGCTTGCGTGAGGCGGGCCGCGTCGCCGCCGCCCACGGCGCCTCGTTGGCGGGCATCGGCGTCGACTCGTGGGCCGTGGACTACGGCCTGCTCGACGCGCGCGGCGCCCTGGTCGCGTCCCCGCGCTGCTACCGCGACCCGGCGTTCCTGCCGGTCGCCGACGAGGTGTACGCCCGCGTCCCCGCGGCGGAGCTGTACGCCGTCAACGGGCTCCAGCACCTGCCGTTCACCACGGCGTTCCAGCTCGTCGACGACGCCGCCCGCCCCGCGTTCGAGGGCGCACACGACCTGCTGCTGATCCCGGACCTGATCACCTGCTGGCTCACGGGGGTCAGGGTCGCCGAGGTCACGAACGCCTCGACGACAGGACTCGTCGACGCCGCCACCCGCACGTGGGCCGAACCGCTGATCGACCGGCTGGGGCGGGAGTTCCCTGGGCTCGCCGGCCTGCGAGGCCTGCTGCCCGACCTGGTCGAGGCGGGCACCATCATCGGCCCGCTGTCCGCGACGGCCCAGAAACTGACGGGCCTCGGCGCGATACCGGTGGTCGCGGTCGCGTCGCACGACACGGCCTCCGCCGTCGTCGGCACCCCGCTCCCACCCCCCACCCCGGTGGTTGAGCCTGTCGAAACCACCCCCACCTCCAACCCCACCCCGGTGGTTGAGCCTGTCGAAACCACCCCGCAGCGTGACGAACCCGTGGCTTCGACAGGCTCAACCACCGCGGGCGGGGTGGTTTCGACAGGCTCAACCACCGTAGGCGGGGTGGTTTCGACAGGCTCAACCACCGCAGAAGCGTCGACAGGCTCAACCACCGGGGCGGCCGCGTACATCTCCTCCGGGACGTGGTCGCTCGTCGGCCTCGAGCTCGACGCTCCCGTGCTGACCGAGGCCTCGCGCGAGGCCGGGTTCACCAACGAGCTCGGTCTGGACGGCACCGTGCGCTACCTGCACAACGTCATGGGCCTGTGGGTCTTCGACGAGTGCCTGCGCGAGTGGGCCCGCTCGGGCGACGCGGAGGACCTCGACGAGCTGCTCGACGCCGCCGCGGCCGAGCCGGGCGGCCTCACGGTCGTGGACCTGGACGACCCCGCGTTCCTCGCCCCCGGCGACATGCCCCGCCGGTTCACCGCTGCGGCCGAGCGTGCGGGCCAGCCCGTCCCCGCGACCCGGCCCGCCCTCACCCGTGCGGTGCTCGACTCCCTGGCCGCGGCCTACGCCCGCACGATCCGGGCGGCGGCCGAGCTCGCGGGCGTGCGCATCACCCAGGTCCACGTCGTCGGCGGCGGCTCGCAGAACGCGCTCCTGTGCCGCCTCACCGCGGACGCGACCGGCCTGCCCGTGGTCGCCGGCCCGGTCGAGGCGGCCGCGCTCGGCAACGTGCTCGTCCAGGCCCGTGCCGTCGGCGTCCTGGTGGACGATCCGTCGTCGGGCTCCGGGGCAGCCGGCGCCCCTCGCGGCCTGGGCGGCCTGCGCGACGTCGTCGCCGCGTCGTCGGACCTCGTCCGGTACGAACCCACGCACTGA
- a CDS encoding tagaturonate reductase, giving the protein MTDQQKEPALRELTATTAPAPERPTTILQFGGGNFLRAFVDLMVHDANRAGVMNAGIAVVFTTPNANGTFELLRRQDGRYHVLLEGVRDGEPVREVTLVESVTTAVHAHREFDAYRALYLSPELTTIVSNTTEAGIVWVEGDDLTAQPPASFPAKVTALLHDRWEHFGGAPDKGLRIVCCELIEDNATTLREYVLRHAAAAGLPAAFVAWVETACSFHDTLVDRIVPGFPRDEIDAVQAELGYRDDLVVKGEHFGVWAIATGEPGGPGEAIRDVLPLDRAGQPVEFLADIRPFRAKKVRILNGLHTAMAAVGLLAGRNEVSDAVANLTIASYLGHLLHGEVLPSIPEYSASDDGAEALAEFADRITERFTNPSLHHRLADISLNSISKWQARNLPVALDAWGAGREAPLTVLAFAALAVLYSGRGFDAARVAESGFEVRDDAALVALVRDTFPAEGTDDDVERWLRGVIDAAGFFSADDAADGYAPAARLAAEAAPLARTILEEGITVTLKTNA; this is encoded by the coding sequence ATGACCGACCAGCAGAAGGAGCCCGCGTTGCGCGAGCTGACCGCCACCACCGCCCCCGCCCCGGAGCGCCCGACGACGATCCTGCAGTTCGGCGGCGGCAACTTCCTGCGCGCCTTCGTCGACCTCATGGTCCACGACGCCAACCGGGCGGGGGTGATGAACGCCGGGATCGCCGTCGTCTTCACCACCCCGAACGCCAACGGCACGTTCGAGCTGCTGCGCCGCCAGGACGGCCGCTACCACGTGCTGCTGGAGGGCGTCCGGGACGGCGAGCCGGTGCGCGAGGTCACGCTGGTCGAGTCCGTCACCACGGCGGTACACGCCCACCGCGAGTTCGACGCGTACCGCGCCCTCTACCTCTCCCCCGAGCTGACCACGATCGTGTCGAACACGACCGAGGCCGGGATCGTGTGGGTCGAGGGCGACGACCTGACCGCGCAGCCACCGGCGAGCTTCCCCGCGAAGGTCACCGCGCTGCTGCACGACCGGTGGGAGCACTTCGGCGGCGCACCCGACAAGGGCCTGCGCATCGTGTGCTGCGAGCTCATCGAGGACAACGCGACCACGCTGCGCGAGTACGTGCTGCGGCACGCCGCCGCGGCCGGGCTGCCCGCCGCGTTCGTCGCCTGGGTCGAGACCGCCTGCTCGTTCCACGACACCCTCGTGGACCGCATCGTGCCCGGCTTCCCCCGCGACGAGATCGACGCCGTCCAGGCCGAGCTCGGCTACCGCGACGACCTGGTGGTCAAGGGAGAGCACTTCGGCGTGTGGGCCATCGCCACCGGCGAGCCGGGCGGCCCCGGCGAGGCGATCCGCGACGTGCTCCCCCTCGACCGCGCGGGCCAGCCGGTCGAGTTCCTGGCCGACATCCGCCCGTTCCGGGCCAAGAAGGTGCGCATCCTCAACGGCCTGCACACCGCGATGGCCGCCGTCGGCCTCCTTGCGGGCCGCAACGAGGTGAGCGACGCCGTCGCGAACCTCACCATCGCCTCGTACCTCGGCCACCTGCTGCACGGCGAGGTGCTGCCGTCCATCCCCGAGTACTCCGCGTCGGACGACGGCGCCGAGGCTCTGGCCGAGTTCGCGGACCGGATCACGGAACGCTTCACCAACCCCTCCCTGCACCACCGGCTCGCCGACATCTCGCTCAACTCGATCAGCAAGTGGCAGGCCCGCAACCTGCCGGTCGCGCTCGACGCCTGGGGCGCCGGCCGCGAGGCCCCGCTCACCGTGCTCGCCTTCGCGGCGCTCGCGGTGCTGTACAGCGGCCGGGGCTTCGACGCCGCCCGCGTCGCCGAGTCGGGTTTCGAGGTGCGCGACGACGCCGCCCTGGTCGCCCTGGTCCGCGACACGTTCCCGGCGGAGGGCACCGACGACGACGTCGAACGCTGGCTGCGCGGCGTGATCGACGCCGCAGGCTTCTTCTCGGCCGACGACGCCGCCGACGGTTACGCACCGGCGGCCCGCCTGGCCGCCGAGGCCGCCCCGCTCGCCCGCACGATCCTCGAGGAAGGCATCACCGTGACCCTGAAGACGAACGCCTGA
- a CDS encoding Gfo/Idh/MocA family protein: MSGDQNPTAPRPSSAASATGDPAVVPQFAPVPAGRARRRYAVVGTGHRAGMYMDAITGPHADVAELVAWCDTNPARMAYYDAEVGRALGLDGPAGLPTYGPDGLEAMVVEQRVDVVVVTTPDVTHADLVARAQAAGADVVVEKPLTTTDAGCRTITDSVKATGRDVVMTFNYRYSPRNSSLREVIASGEIGEVTSVHFEWVLDTVHGADYFRRWHRQRQNSGSLLIHKSSHHFDLVNWWLGDVPARVYASAGLRFYGAANAAARGLGDRPERGTGVVGDPWSFDLTADPRLQALYLDAEQHDGYLRDRDVFSEGITIDDNMALVVDYARGATMTYSLNAHAPWEGYTVAVNGTKGRAELTVVERGVVVIDDRGHVVLDPSATPETQQAKLDAEGIRPEGERLVVQKHWQAAREWPIPAGIGGHGGGDAILLMDVFRRDLRIGDDPLGRAAGYRDGLAAVAVGIAANESLRTGQAVRIADLDLGEKLTVVEPVETTPTDAG; this comes from the coding sequence ATGAGCGGCGACCAGAACCCCACCGCGCCGCGGCCGTCCTCGGCAGCGTCCGCCACGGGAGATCCCGCCGTCGTCCCGCAGTTCGCGCCCGTCCCGGCCGGGCGGGCCCGACGTCGCTACGCCGTCGTCGGCACCGGGCACCGCGCCGGGATGTACATGGACGCGATCACCGGCCCGCACGCCGACGTCGCTGAGCTCGTCGCCTGGTGCGACACCAACCCGGCCCGCATGGCGTACTACGACGCCGAGGTGGGCCGGGCGCTGGGCCTCGACGGTCCGGCCGGGCTCCCCACGTACGGCCCGGACGGGCTGGAGGCGATGGTGGTCGAGCAGCGCGTCGACGTCGTCGTCGTCACCACCCCGGACGTCACGCACGCCGACCTGGTCGCGCGGGCGCAGGCAGCGGGGGCCGACGTCGTCGTCGAGAAGCCGCTGACCACCACGGACGCCGGCTGCCGCACCATCACCGACTCGGTCAAGGCGACCGGCCGCGACGTCGTCATGACGTTCAACTACCGCTACTCGCCGCGGAACTCGAGCCTGCGCGAGGTCATCGCGTCGGGTGAGATCGGCGAGGTGACGAGCGTGCACTTCGAGTGGGTGCTCGACACGGTGCACGGGGCGGACTACTTCCGGCGCTGGCACCGGCAGCGGCAGAACTCCGGCTCGCTGCTCATCCACAAGTCGTCGCACCACTTCGACCTGGTCAACTGGTGGCTGGGCGACGTGCCCGCGCGCGTGTACGCGAGCGCCGGGCTGCGGTTCTACGGGGCGGCGAACGCTGCGGCACGAGGGCTGGGCGACCGGCCGGAGCGCGGCACCGGCGTCGTCGGCGACCCGTGGTCCTTCGACCTGACCGCCGACCCGCGGCTGCAGGCCCTCTACCTGGACGCGGAGCAGCACGACGGGTACCTGCGCGACCGGGACGTCTTCAGCGAAGGCATCACGATCGACGACAACATGGCGCTGGTCGTGGACTACGCGCGCGGCGCGACGATGACGTACTCGCTCAACGCGCACGCCCCCTGGGAGGGGTACACGGTCGCCGTCAACGGCACGAAGGGCCGGGCCGAGCTGACCGTCGTCGAGCGCGGCGTCGTCGTCATCGACGACCGCGGGCACGTGGTGCTGGACCCGTCCGCGACGCCGGAGACGCAGCAGGCCAAGCTCGACGCCGAGGGCATCCGGCCCGAGGGCGAGCGCCTGGTGGTGCAGAAGCACTGGCAGGCCGCACGCGAGTGGCCCATCCCCGCGGGCATCGGCGGGCACGGCGGCGGCGACGCCATCCTGCTCATGGACGTGTTCCGGCGCGACCTGCGGATCGGCGACGACCCGCTCGGCCGGGCGGCCGGCTACCGGGACGGCCTTGCGGCGGTCGCGGTGGGCATCGCGGCCAACGAGTCGCTGCGCACCGGGCAGGCGGTACGGATCGCGGACCTCGACCTGGGCGAGAAGCTCACGGTGGTCGAGCCTGTCGAGACCACGCCGACAGACGCCGGATGA
- a CDS encoding LacI family DNA-binding transcriptional regulator: MSSPRPTIADIANAVGVSAPTVSKVINGRTDVAESTRARVEEALDRLGYRRRRTGPPIQGTGLIDLVFHRIGSPWATEILQGVENAAAEHRVSVILTELGGKHRPPDAWVDTTLARPPLGVLMVSATLSADQRERLARRSIPVVVVDTDGEPPEDVPSVGTDNWSGGLQATRHLIALGHTRIAAIGGPPDMLCVRARLDGYRSAHMEAGLVADPRLIRSGNFYVETGYLAGRELLTLPEGERPTAIFAGSDMQALGVMRAATELGVSVPHDLSVVGYDDLPVVDWVSPSLTSVDQKLATQGAVATRLLLDLAAGRTPATPRISLPSDLVIRGSTAPPRR, encoded by the coding sequence ATGTCCTCGCCCCGGCCGACGATCGCCGACATCGCCAACGCTGTCGGCGTGTCCGCACCCACCGTCTCGAAGGTCATCAACGGCCGTACCGACGTCGCCGAGTCGACCCGGGCGCGCGTCGAGGAAGCGCTCGACCGGCTCGGCTACCGCCGTCGTCGCACCGGGCCCCCGATCCAGGGGACCGGGCTGATCGATCTCGTCTTCCACCGCATCGGCTCGCCCTGGGCGACCGAGATCCTGCAGGGCGTGGAGAACGCCGCCGCCGAGCACCGGGTCTCCGTGATCCTCACCGAGCTGGGCGGCAAGCACCGGCCGCCGGACGCCTGGGTCGACACGACGCTCGCCCGCCCGCCGCTGGGCGTCCTGATGGTCTCGGCCACGCTGTCCGCCGACCAGCGCGAGCGTCTCGCCCGCCGGTCGATCCCCGTCGTCGTCGTCGACACCGACGGGGAGCCGCCCGAGGACGTCCCCTCGGTCGGCACCGACAACTGGTCCGGCGGCCTGCAGGCGACCCGGCACCTCATCGCGCTGGGGCACACGCGCATCGCCGCCATCGGCGGCCCGCCCGACATGCTGTGCGTGCGCGCCCGGCTCGACGGCTACCGCAGCGCGCACATGGAGGCGGGGCTCGTCGCGGACCCGCGCCTGATCCGCTCGGGCAACTTCTACGTCGAGACGGGCTACCTCGCCGGGCGCGAGCTGCTCACGCTGCCGGAGGGGGAGCGCCCGACGGCGATCTTCGCCGGCTCCGACATGCAGGCCCTCGGCGTCATGCGTGCCGCCACCGAGCTGGGTGTCTCCGTGCCGCACGACCTGTCGGTGGTGGGGTACGACGACCTGCCCGTGGTCGACTGGGTCTCGCCGTCGCTGACGTCGGTCGACCAGAAGCTCGCGACGCAGGGTGCCGTCGCGACGCGCCTGCTCCTGGACCTCGCGGCGGGCCGCACGCCGGCCACGCCCCGCATCAGCCTCCCGTCCGACCTGGTGATCCGGGGCAGCACGGCTCCGCCCCGCCGCTGA
- a CDS encoding ABC transporter permease: MAHQLTPVPVGAAVAGGGEITTSGEPRFLGPTTVRKRGLRMALRRNWQLYTLAVLPITHLILFAYVPMFGAIIAFRRFRPGGSLIGDEWVGLHFFRLAFSTPDFWSAFWNTVILGGLWFVIGFPLPIILALLLNEVRARKFKRTVQTITYLPHFMSIVIVSGLVLQLVSRDGAFNQMLGWFGAEPVIWMQQPEAFRPIWIISEAWQTVGWGTILYLAALTTVDDQLYEAARIDGANRWQQTWHVTLPGIRPTIVVLMVLNIGTFMGVGFEKVLLLQNPLINSTADVLSTYLFRIGIAGGQFSFATAIGLMQSVIGLILIVSANFVSRKLVGSSLW, encoded by the coding sequence GTGGCGCATCAGCTCACACCGGTACCAGTAGGTGCCGCGGTTGCGGGGGGCGGTGAAATCACCACCTCCGGCGAACCACGCTTCCTCGGTCCGACGACCGTGCGCAAGCGTGGCCTCCGCATGGCACTGCGCCGCAACTGGCAGCTCTACACGCTGGCCGTGCTGCCGATCACGCACCTCATCCTCTTCGCCTACGTGCCGATGTTCGGCGCGATCATCGCGTTCCGCCGCTTCCGCCCGGGCGGCTCGCTGATCGGCGACGAGTGGGTCGGCCTCCACTTCTTCCGCCTCGCGTTCTCGACGCCGGACTTCTGGTCGGCGTTCTGGAACACGGTGATCCTCGGCGGTCTCTGGTTCGTCATCGGGTTCCCGCTGCCGATCATCCTGGCGCTGCTGCTCAACGAGGTGCGCGCCCGGAAGTTCAAGCGGACCGTGCAGACCATCACGTACCTGCCGCACTTCATGTCGATCGTCATCGTGTCGGGTCTGGTGCTCCAGCTCGTCTCGCGTGACGGTGCGTTCAACCAGATGCTCGGCTGGTTCGGTGCCGAACCGGTGATCTGGATGCAGCAACCGGAAGCGTTCCGGCCCATCTGGATCATCTCCGAGGCCTGGCAGACGGTCGGCTGGGGCACGATCCTCTATCTCGCCGCGCTGACGACGGTCGACGATCAGCTCTACGAAGCGGCCCGCATCGACGGCGCCAACCGCTGGCAACAGACGTGGCACGTCACGTTGCCAGGCATCCGGCCGACCATCGTCGTGCTCATGGTCCTGAACATCGGCACCTTCATGGGCGTCGGGTTCGAGAAGGTCCTGCTGCTGCAGAACCCGCTGATCAACTCGACGGCCGACGTGCTCTCGACCTATCTGTTCCGGATCGGTATCGCGGGCGGGCAGTTCTCGTTCGCCACCGCCATCGGCCTGATGCAGTCGGTCATCGGCCTCATCCTCATCGTGAGCGCGAACTTCGTCTCGCGGAAGCTTGTTGGGAGCTCGCTGTGGTGA
- a CDS encoding carbohydrate ABC transporter permease has translation MIDNATPDVSAVRQSLITVKDTRGTKLFRWFNYAFLTVLCAVTIFPFINLIAMAFSSEGAIRARRVNLWPVGFNTTTFQGVLSNELFWTNYRNTVVYTVLYTVIAMILTTCFAYVISRPDLPGRKAMTGLAVFTMFFGGGMVPHFVVVGTWYGLRNTMWAVILPGALSVFNLLVMKSFFENFPKELEEAASIDGLNTYGVFARIVLPLSKAVLATMTLFYAVSMWNSWFSSMMFLSDRNLQPVTMFLRNLIAGSLAPTEVGDQADSAQIGANIQAVTMLLTVLPIMFVYPFVQKYFVSGVMLGSVKG, from the coding sequence GTGATCGATAACGCAACCCCCGACGTCTCGGCGGTCCGCCAGTCGCTGATCACCGTCAAGGACACCCGCGGCACCAAGCTGTTCCGCTGGTTCAACTACGCGTTCCTGACGGTGCTGTGCGCGGTGACGATCTTCCCGTTCATCAACCTCATCGCGATGGCGTTCTCCTCGGAGGGCGCGATCCGCGCCCGCCGGGTCAACCTGTGGCCGGTCGGGTTCAACACGACCACGTTCCAGGGCGTGCTCAGCAACGAGCTGTTCTGGACGAACTACCGCAACACGGTGGTCTACACCGTGCTGTACACGGTCATCGCGATGATCCTGACGACCTGCTTCGCCTACGTGATCAGCCGGCCCGACCTGCCGGGCCGCAAGGCCATGACCGGCCTGGCCGTGTTCACGATGTTCTTCGGCGGCGGCATGGTCCCCCACTTCGTGGTGGTGGGCACCTGGTACGGCCTGCGCAACACGATGTGGGCCGTGATCCTGCCGGGCGCGCTGAGCGTGTTCAACCTGCTGGTGATGAAGTCGTTCTTCGAGAACTTCCCCAAGGAGCTCGAAGAGGCCGCCTCCATCGACGGCCTGAACACCTACGGCGTGTTCGCCCGCATCGTGCTCCCGCTGTCGAAGGCCGTCCTCGCGACGATGACGCTCTTCTACGCGGTGTCGATGTGGAACTCCTGGTTCAGCTCCATGATGTTCCTCTCGGACCGCAATCTGCAGCCGGTCACCATGTTCCTGCGCAACCTGATCGCGGGCTCGCTGGCCCCCACCGAGGTCGGTGACCAGGCCGACTCCGCGCAGATCGGCGCGAACATCCAGGCCGTGACGATGCTGCTCACGGTGCTGCCGATCATGTTCGTCTACCCCTTCGTCCAGAAGTACTTCGTGTCGGGCGTCATGCTCGGCTCGGTCAAGGGCTAA